Proteins encoded in a region of the Zea mays cultivar B73 chromosome 4, Zm-B73-REFERENCE-NAM-5.0, whole genome shotgun sequence genome:
- the LOC103655617 gene encoding delta(3,5)-Delta(2,4)-dienoyl-CoA isomerase, peroxisomal-like yields MASGGDRDASDAELRAGFETLVITRDAPGPFRGVYEVRINRPAQRNALSPVAFAEIPRAMSLLDCAPSARAVVLSAAVPHFCAGIELGGPGDPLSAASASADPVAAAEGLRRMVLDMQAALTAIERCQKLVVAAVHGACIDDDGDLVAACDIRCCSRDASFVLKEVDMAIVADLGALQRLPRIVGYGNAADLALTGRKITAMKAKEMGLLVTRVFDSKQDLDAGVTRGGVGTRSARRGGGKPEGAVCFGDAGRVFEP; encoded by the exons ac cCGTGACGCACCCGGACCCTTCCGCGGGGTCTATGAGGTCCGCATCAACCGCCCGGCGCAGCGCAACGCGCTGAGCCCAGTCGCGTTCGCGGAGATCCCACGCGCCATGTCTCTGCTGGACTGTGCCCCCTCGGCGCGCGCCGTGGTGCTGTCCGCTGCGGTTCCGCACTTCTGCGCGGGCATCGAGCTCGGGGGCCCCGGGGACCCGCTGtccgccgcctccgcctccgccgatCCCGTGGCCGCCGCGGAGGGGCTCCGCCGCATGGTCCTCGACATGCAGGCGGCGCTCACGGCCATTGAGCGGTGCCAAAAGCTCGTCGTCGCGGCGGTGCACGGCGCCTGcatcgacgacgacggcgacctcGTGGCCGCCTGCGACATCAGGTGCTGCTCCAGGGACGCCTCCTTCGTGCTCAAGGAGGTGGACATGGCCATCGTCGCCGACCTCGGCGCGCTGCAGCGCCTCCCGCGGATCGTCGGCTACGGCAACGCTGCTGACCTCGCGCTCACCGGACGCAAGATCACCGCCATGAAGGCTAAGGAGATGgggttg ttggttACCAGGGTATTCGATTCCAAGCAAGACTTAGATGCGGGCGTCACAAGAGGGGGCGTCGGGACGCGGAGTGCTCGAAGAGGAGGCGGGAAGCCAGAGGGAGCAGTGTGCTTTGGAGATGCAGGCAGAGTATTTGAGCCGTGA